From Burkholderia pseudomultivorans, the proteins below share one genomic window:
- the gcvA gene encoding transcriptional regulator GcvA, producing the protein MPLRPSRLPPLNALRAFEVSARHLNFRAAADEIGVTQGAVAQQVRHLEDVLGLKLFERLPRGLALTHDGAAYFSDVQRALNAIADATDRLVKRRATLTISTTPSFASKWLIPRLAQFTDAHPGFDVRVIADHQLATFRHDGVDLAIRYGKPPFGKHLAAHALFPLDVCAVCSPALLAEHASPRALAGHVLLHDAHDLWPAFLAALPEPVDVDPHKGLRFNQTSLAIDAAVAGQGIALATDPLVERDIAAGRLCKPFDFAFPLSVGFYLVYPAERRDDDGIAVMREWMIRQAVTDGRP; encoded by the coding sequence ATGCCGCTCCGCCCTTCCCGCCTGCCGCCCCTGAATGCGCTTCGCGCGTTCGAAGTATCCGCGCGGCACCTCAATTTCCGCGCCGCCGCCGACGAGATCGGCGTCACGCAGGGCGCGGTCGCACAGCAGGTGCGTCATCTGGAGGACGTGCTCGGGCTGAAACTGTTCGAACGCCTGCCGCGCGGGCTGGCGCTGACGCACGACGGCGCCGCGTATTTCTCCGACGTGCAGCGCGCGCTGAACGCAATCGCCGATGCGACCGACCGGCTCGTGAAGCGCCGCGCGACGCTGACGATCAGCACGACGCCGTCGTTCGCATCGAAGTGGCTGATCCCGCGCCTCGCGCAGTTCACCGATGCGCATCCCGGCTTCGATGTGCGCGTGATCGCCGATCACCAGCTCGCGACGTTTCGCCATGACGGCGTCGACCTTGCGATCCGCTACGGCAAGCCGCCGTTCGGCAAGCATCTCGCCGCGCACGCGCTGTTCCCGCTCGATGTGTGTGCGGTGTGCAGTCCGGCGTTGCTGGCCGAGCACGCGTCGCCGCGCGCGCTGGCCGGTCATGTGCTGCTGCACGATGCGCACGATCTGTGGCCGGCGTTTCTCGCAGCGTTGCCCGAGCCCGTCGATGTCGATCCGCACAAGGGGCTGCGCTTCAACCAGACGTCGCTCGCGATCGACGCGGCCGTCGCCGGGCAAGGCATCGCGCTCGCGACCGATCCGCTCGTCGAGCGCGATATTGCTGCGGGGCGGCTGTGCAAGCCGTTCGATTTCGCGTTTCCGCTGTCGGTGGGCTTCTATCTCGTGTATCCGGCCGAGCGGCGCGACGACGATGGGATTGCGGTAATGCGCGAGTGGATGATTCGGCAGGCGGTGACGGACGGGCGGCCGTGA
- a CDS encoding pyridoxamine 5'-phosphate oxidase family protein, with protein sequence MSDQGPASLPATYDRLWSCIESGVGAPRSPFTMLQLATLGIDGAPKVRTVVLRQVCRDTRRLSLHTDVRSEKVAELRRDPRVALVGVDLDALVQIRVEGIASICDDEAERRALWQSSRPHTLLLYRAPLPPGTPIDSPDDAHLAANQGSAPTDDGYANFCVIHVTATRIDWLELAHAGHRRAVFDLSDDGYEGRWVAP encoded by the coding sequence ATGTCCGACCAAGGCCCCGCATCGCTTCCCGCTACCTACGACCGGCTCTGGTCCTGCATCGAGTCCGGCGTCGGCGCACCGCGCTCGCCGTTCACGATGCTGCAACTGGCGACGCTCGGCATCGACGGCGCGCCGAAGGTGCGCACGGTCGTGTTGCGTCAGGTGTGCCGCGATACGCGCCGCTTGTCGTTGCACACCGATGTGCGGTCGGAGAAAGTCGCGGAGCTGCGTCGCGATCCGCGCGTCGCGCTGGTCGGCGTCGATCTCGATGCGCTCGTGCAGATTCGCGTCGAGGGCATCGCGTCGATCTGCGACGACGAAGCCGAGCGGCGCGCGCTCTGGCAATCCAGCCGGCCGCATACGTTGTTGCTCTATCGCGCACCGCTGCCGCCGGGAACGCCGATCGATTCGCCCGACGACGCGCATCTCGCGGCGAACCAGGGCAGCGCGCCGACAGACGACGGCTATGCCAACTTCTGCGTGATTCACGTCACCGCGACGCGTATCGACTGGCTCGAACTCGCGCATGCCGGCCATCGTCGTGCCGTGTTCGACCTGAGCGACGACGGCTACGAAGGCCGCTGGGTTGCGCCGTGA
- a CDS encoding PLP-dependent aminotransferase family protein produces MYAFTPSFQNPAGSPIRELFKYLAEPGMISFAGGYPASDLFDVDGLDAAAARAYAQPVRCLQYGPTDGLAELKQQLIALMARRGVACTPAELLVTTGSQQGLDLLLRVMVSPGDVVLTEQPAYPATLQAMRLQQARIATIPVDGAGLDVDRLEALLASGAIAQPKLLYTVPTFANPTGATFTRERRVKLLRLAVQYRFLIVEDDPYGDLRFAGETVPSTLALADEVDGARDWIVHFASLSKIVAPGLRVGWTIAPAEIARRCVIAKQTVDLCSTPWTQATAAEYLADGALERHLPRITAAYKRKCDAMCDALRDGLGDAITFHRPEGGMFVWARIGAVSSAVLLQQAIANKVVFVPGNAFFADNVDDASLRLSFAAPDVDSIREGVARLVRAYGAAIAA; encoded by the coding sequence ATGTACGCGTTCACGCCCTCATTCCAGAACCCAGCCGGCTCGCCGATCCGCGAGTTGTTCAAGTACCTCGCGGAGCCCGGCATGATTTCCTTCGCCGGCGGTTATCCGGCCAGCGACCTGTTCGACGTCGACGGCCTGGACGCCGCAGCCGCGCGCGCGTATGCGCAGCCGGTGCGCTGCCTGCAGTACGGTCCGACCGACGGCCTTGCCGAACTGAAGCAGCAACTGATCGCGTTGATGGCGCGTCGCGGCGTCGCGTGCACGCCGGCCGAACTGCTCGTCACGACCGGCTCGCAGCAGGGCCTCGACCTGCTGCTGCGCGTGATGGTGTCGCCGGGCGACGTCGTGCTGACCGAACAGCCGGCCTATCCGGCCACCTTGCAGGCGATGCGCCTGCAACAGGCGCGCATCGCGACGATTCCGGTCGACGGCGCGGGCCTCGACGTCGATCGTCTCGAAGCGCTGCTCGCGTCGGGTGCAATCGCGCAGCCGAAGCTGCTGTACACGGTGCCGACCTTCGCGAACCCGACCGGCGCGACGTTCACGCGCGAACGCCGCGTGAAGCTGCTGCGTCTCGCGGTGCAATACCGCTTCCTGATCGTCGAGGACGATCCGTACGGCGACCTGCGCTTCGCGGGCGAAACCGTGCCGTCGACGCTCGCGCTGGCCGATGAAGTGGACGGCGCGCGCGACTGGATCGTGCATTTCGCGAGCCTGTCGAAGATCGTTGCGCCGGGGCTGCGCGTCGGCTGGACGATCGCGCCGGCCGAGATCGCGCGGCGCTGCGTGATCGCGAAGCAGACGGTCGATCTGTGCAGCACGCCGTGGACGCAGGCGACCGCTGCCGAATATCTGGCCGACGGCGCGCTCGAGCGTCACCTGCCGCGCATCACGGCCGCATACAAGCGCAAGTGCGACGCGATGTGCGATGCGCTGCGCGACGGCCTCGGCGACGCGATCACGTTCCATCGCCCGGAAGGCGGGATGTTCGTGTGGGCGCGGATCGGCGCGGTATCGTCGGCGGTGCTGCTGCAGCAGGCGATCGCGAACAAGGTCGTATTCGTGCCGGGCAACGCGTTCTTCGCGGACAACGTCGACGATGCGTCGCTGCGTCTGTCGTTCGCCGCGCCGGACGTCGACTCGATCCGGGAAGGCGTGGCGCGCCTCGTGCGCGCGTACGGTGCGGCCATCGCCGCGTAA
- a CDS encoding glycosyltransferase family 39 protein produces MAQITTREPLPLLALLPINAVVWTVAAWLSRGNLDMQGDMIENYAWGIEWQAGYFKHPPLFAWVTAAWFRIFPNTDLAYFALSSFNVLIGLLGIVALAGQFVPRRTAVVAGLAMAVSPLYSTLAVKFNANAILLSLWPWTAYFFVRFMQTGRRRFALALGVFGALSLLGKYFSVVLLTALLTAALARPAWRARLWSWPALVAVAAGAVVLGPHIAWLVDDRFETFSYAEDRMGGARWAAVERFGIYTLAQIGYLCLSFGFVGLLAGRSRWRAMKTMIGSSVRPKRCPDLWWLTFGPLIVTGGVAVATGTQMASVWGMAAWFAIVPMWLAVLRRAQITVEPARARCLMAAYWAIVLVATAAVGFNAVLRGTDDAAEPRKELAMAARLLWRTTVGGEIPVVTGSVHEAQSILFYGNRRTRYWDMERPRTTPWLTADEVRRQGVLLVCRVGDTACVERSAAFSRAVPNYVEVSKRAWGRVMAPRGYVVFVSRPAEQVVRP; encoded by the coding sequence ATGGCGCAAATCACTACCCGCGAGCCGTTGCCGTTGCTCGCGCTTTTACCGATCAACGCTGTCGTGTGGACCGTTGCCGCATGGTTGTCGCGGGGCAATCTCGACATGCAGGGCGACATGATCGAGAACTACGCATGGGGTATCGAGTGGCAGGCCGGCTACTTCAAGCATCCGCCGCTGTTCGCATGGGTCACGGCTGCGTGGTTTCGCATTTTTCCCAATACGGACCTCGCCTATTTCGCGCTGTCGTCGTTCAACGTATTGATCGGTCTGCTCGGCATCGTGGCGCTTGCGGGGCAGTTCGTGCCGCGCCGGACCGCCGTCGTCGCGGGGCTGGCGATGGCCGTGTCGCCGCTTTATTCGACGCTCGCGGTCAAGTTCAATGCGAACGCGATCCTGTTGTCGCTCTGGCCGTGGACGGCCTATTTTTTCGTCCGGTTCATGCAGACGGGACGACGGCGGTTCGCGCTCGCGCTCGGTGTGTTCGGCGCGCTCTCGCTGCTCGGGAAGTATTTTTCGGTCGTGTTGCTGACCGCGTTGTTGACGGCGGCACTCGCGCGGCCCGCGTGGCGTGCTCGACTGTGGAGCTGGCCCGCGCTCGTCGCCGTCGCAGCCGGAGCGGTCGTGCTGGGTCCGCATATCGCGTGGCTCGTGGACGACCGGTTCGAGACATTCTCTTACGCGGAAGATCGGATGGGCGGCGCGCGGTGGGCGGCGGTCGAGCGATTCGGCATCTATACGCTCGCGCAGATCGGCTATCTGTGCCTGTCGTTCGGATTCGTCGGCCTGCTTGCAGGCCGATCGCGTTGGCGCGCGATGAAAACGATGATCGGCAGCAGCGTCAGACCGAAAAGGTGTCCTGATCTTTGGTGGCTGACGTTCGGTCCGCTCATCGTCACGGGCGGGGTGGCAGTCGCAACCGGCACGCAAATGGCATCGGTGTGGGGAATGGCCGCCTGGTTTGCGATCGTGCCGATGTGGCTGGCGGTGCTGCGCCGGGCCCAGATCACCGTCGAGCCGGCGCGCGCGCGTTGCCTGATGGCAGCCTATTGGGCGATCGTTCTGGTGGCGACGGCAGCGGTCGGGTTCAACGCCGTATTGCGCGGGACCGACGACGCAGCCGAACCGCGCAAGGAACTCGCGATGGCGGCACGTCTGCTCTGGCGAACAACCGTCGGCGGCGAGATTCCGGTCGTGACCGGTTCCGTCCACGAGGCGCAGTCCATCCTCTTCTATGGCAATCGACGGACGCGCTATTGGGATATGGAGCGCCCCCGGACGACGCCATGGCTGACCGCGGACGAGGTACGGCGGCAGGGCGTGCTGCTGGTGTGCCGCGTCGGCGATACGGCGTGTGTTGAGCGGTCCGCGGCGTTCAGTCGGGCGGTGCCGAACTATGTCGAGGTTAGCAAGCGCGCGTGGGGACGCGTGATGGCGCCGCGGGGCTATGTGGTGTTTGTTTCGAGACCGGCTGAGCAGGTGGTGAGGCCATAA
- a CDS encoding GtrA family protein — protein MTGPEARRFVRYASVGAIGTAVQYGTTAMLVSLRACEVVVASCAGAIAGAGVNYLLNYHVTFRATGAHCATALRFFSVAVPGIAVNGALMWLLSHRGGWPWLPAQCMSTVIVLVTTYTANSLWTFRIRRR, from the coding sequence ATGACCGGACCGGAAGCCCGCCGATTCGTGCGCTATGCGTCGGTCGGCGCAATCGGAACCGCGGTGCAGTACGGAACGACGGCCATGCTGGTTTCGCTGCGGGCCTGCGAGGTCGTCGTCGCGTCGTGCGCGGGCGCCATCGCGGGGGCCGGCGTGAATTACCTGCTCAATTATCACGTGACGTTTCGCGCGACTGGCGCGCATTGCGCAACCGCGCTGCGCTTTTTCTCCGTGGCCGTGCCGGGGATCGCCGTCAATGGCGCGCTCATGTGGCTTCTGTCGCACCGCGGCGGATGGCCGTGGCTGCCCGCTCAGTGCATGTCGACGGTCATCGTGCTGGTGACGACCTATACGGCCAACTCGCTCTGGACATTTCGAATTCGCAGGCGGTGA
- a CDS encoding glycosyltransferase family 2 protein, with product MSIVTPFYNEEEAIDAFFREIRATLSGIPDTDYEVVCVNDGSTDATLSRLLEFCEADARIHVVDLSRNFGKEAALTAGLDVASGDAVIPFDADLQDPPDVIPMLVERWREGFDVVLATRSDRHSDSWLKRRTAALFYRVHNAISDTPIPDNAGDFRLMSRRVVDALKRMPENRRFMKGLFSWVGFRVTSVDYVRRPRVAGHSKFSGWKLWNFALEGLTSFGTLPLRVWTYIGGATAGGAIVYSGYLAARTLLHGISVPGYASLITAVLFLGGMQLVGIGIIGEYVGRIYMETKRRPVYIVRAIHRKDGT from the coding sequence TTGTCGATCGTCACGCCGTTCTACAACGAGGAAGAGGCGATCGACGCGTTCTTTCGCGAAATCAGGGCGACGCTGAGCGGTATTCCCGACACCGATTACGAGGTCGTTTGCGTCAACGACGGCAGCACGGATGCCACCTTGTCACGACTGCTCGAATTTTGCGAAGCCGATGCGCGCATACACGTTGTCGACCTTTCCCGAAATTTCGGCAAGGAGGCGGCATTGACGGCGGGGCTCGACGTCGCGAGCGGCGATGCGGTGATTCCGTTCGACGCGGATCTGCAGGATCCGCCCGACGTGATTCCGATGCTGGTCGAGCGATGGCGTGAAGGTTTCGACGTCGTGCTCGCAACGCGCTCGGATCGTCATTCGGATTCCTGGCTCAAGCGCCGGACCGCAGCGCTGTTTTATCGCGTCCACAACGCGATTTCGGATACGCCGATTCCCGACAATGCAGGCGACTTCAGGCTGATGTCGAGGCGCGTCGTCGATGCGCTGAAACGCATGCCGGAGAACCGCCGCTTCATGAAGGGGTTGTTTTCCTGGGTCGGCTTTCGGGTCACGTCGGTCGATTATGTGCGCCGCCCGCGCGTGGCTGGCCATTCGAAATTCTCGGGCTGGAAGCTGTGGAATTTCGCGCTGGAAGGGCTGACCAGCTTCGGCACGCTGCCACTCAGGGTATGGACTTACATCGGCGGCGCGACCGCCGGCGGTGCGATCGTCTATTCGGGCTACCTCGCCGCGCGCACGCTGCTTCACGGAATCAGCGTGCCCGGCTATGCGTCGCTTATCACGGCCGTGCTGTTTCTCGGCGGCATGCAACTGGTCGGCATCGGGATTATCGGCGAGTACGTCGGCCGCATCTATATGGAGACGAAGCGCCGTCCGGTCTATATCGTGCGCGCAATTCACCGCAAGGACGGCACATGA
- a CDS encoding NAD(P)/FAD-dependent oxidoreductase, with translation MSSQVVIVGGGVIGSSIAYFLRAKDPTVSVTVIERDPTYAKSSSALSAASIRQQFSTPLSIEMSLFGIEFLRTLGERLEVDGNRPSIDLHEGGYLFLATPAGEATLRENHALQTRLGADIRLMDAEALREKFPWLNVEDLVAGAYGVTGEGWFDGYGLVQALRKKAQALGARYVAADVTDVVRAGRKVTHVVTSDGERHACDTLVNAAGAWARGLSAKMGIEIPVYARRRSIFNVSSPARLTDCPLLIDPTGVYFRPEGRTYICGTSPSPDKDPDDLPLDEVDHDLFDEVIWPTLAHRVPEFEALRVENCWSGYYEYNVFDHNAIIGYHPELDNVVFANGYSGHGLQQGPATGRGVSELILGGRYETLDLSSLGWARVLENRPIVEKNVV, from the coding sequence GTGAGTTCTCAAGTCGTCATCGTCGGCGGTGGTGTGATCGGCAGCTCGATCGCCTATTTCTTGCGCGCCAAGGATCCGACGGTATCCGTGACCGTCATCGAACGCGATCCGACGTATGCGAAATCGTCGTCGGCGTTGTCGGCCGCGTCGATCCGGCAGCAGTTCTCGACGCCGCTGTCGATCGAGATGTCGTTGTTCGGAATCGAGTTCCTGCGCACGCTCGGCGAGCGGCTTGAAGTCGATGGAAATCGGCCGTCGATCGATCTGCATGAAGGCGGTTACCTGTTTCTCGCGACGCCGGCGGGCGAGGCGACGCTGCGCGAGAATCATGCGCTGCAGACGCGGCTGGGCGCGGACATCCGTTTGATGGATGCGGAGGCGCTACGCGAGAAGTTTCCCTGGCTGAACGTCGAGGATCTCGTCGCCGGCGCGTATGGCGTGACGGGCGAGGGCTGGTTCGACGGGTACGGGCTCGTGCAGGCGCTGCGCAAGAAGGCGCAGGCGCTGGGCGCGCGTTACGTGGCTGCCGATGTGACCGATGTGGTGCGGGCCGGGCGCAAGGTGACGCATGTCGTGACGAGCGACGGCGAGCGCCATGCGTGCGACACGCTCGTCAATGCGGCCGGTGCGTGGGCGCGCGGCCTGTCGGCGAAGATGGGAATCGAGATTCCCGTTTATGCGCGGCGGCGCAGCATTTTCAACGTGTCGTCGCCGGCGCGGCTCACGGACTGTCCGTTGCTGATCGATCCGACCGGCGTGTATTTCCGGCCGGAAGGGCGCACCTATATCTGCGGGACGTCGCCGAGCCCGGACAAGGATCCGGACGATCTGCCGCTCGATGAAGTCGACCACGACCTGTTCGACGAGGTGATCTGGCCGACGCTCGCGCATCGCGTGCCCGAGTTCGAGGCGCTGCGGGTCGAGAACTGCTGGTCGGGGTATTACGAGTACAACGTGTTCGATCACAACGCGATCATCGGGTATCACCCGGAACTCGACAACGTCGTGTTCGCGAACGGGTACAGCGGGCACGGACTGCAGCAAGGGCCGGCCACCGGGCGCGGAGTGAGCGAGCTGATTCTCGGCGGGCGTTATGAAACGCTCGATCTGTCGTCGCTCGGCTGGGCGCGCGTGCTGGAAAACCGGCCGATCGTCGAAAAGAACGTCGTGTAG
- a CDS encoding branched-chain amino acid ABC transporter substrate-binding protein: MTFRLRSLSGLALTAALLAFQTGPAHAQETVVKVGVAVPLTGGGAAYGKDIENGVRMAVDEANAARTTIGGKPVKFVVTSQDDQSDPRIGVQAAQQLTDGQVAVVIGHFNSGTTLPASKIYAKAGIPMITPSATNPDITRAGLGTVYRVIATDTQNAGNAGAYAATVTKAKRIAIIDDRTAFGQGEADEFEKAVKANGGTIVAREFTNDKAVDFSAQLTKIKSVNADLVFFGGLDAQSAMLVKRMRQLGIRAQFLAGGGVMNANFIKLAGNAAEGAAVWEYGQPLSRLAKGKLFETKFRQKYGVDMLAYAPFAYDATWIAINAMQKANSTKPADFNGALKSTRYDGITGTIAFTDTGDLKNPSSTLYEVKNAAWQPVTTKSAD, encoded by the coding sequence ATGACGTTCCGACTCCGCTCGCTTTCCGGCCTCGCGCTGACCGCCGCGCTTCTCGCGTTCCAGACCGGCCCGGCGCATGCGCAGGAAACGGTGGTCAAGGTCGGCGTGGCCGTCCCGCTGACGGGCGGCGGCGCCGCATACGGCAAGGACATCGAGAACGGCGTGCGGATGGCCGTCGACGAGGCGAACGCCGCGCGCACGACGATCGGCGGCAAGCCGGTGAAGTTCGTCGTGACGTCGCAGGACGACCAGAGCGATCCGCGCATCGGCGTACAGGCCGCGCAGCAGCTGACGGACGGGCAGGTCGCGGTCGTGATCGGCCATTTCAATTCGGGCACGACGCTGCCCGCTTCGAAGATCTACGCGAAGGCCGGCATTCCGATGATCACGCCGTCGGCGACCAATCCGGACATCACGCGCGCGGGGCTTGGCACCGTCTACCGCGTGATCGCGACCGACACGCAGAACGCCGGCAACGCGGGTGCCTACGCGGCGACCGTGACGAAGGCGAAGCGCATCGCGATCATCGACGATCGCACCGCGTTCGGCCAGGGCGAGGCCGACGAATTCGAGAAGGCCGTGAAGGCGAACGGCGGCACGATCGTCGCGCGCGAATTCACCAACGACAAGGCGGTCGACTTCAGCGCGCAGCTCACGAAGATCAAGAGCGTGAACGCCGACCTGGTGTTCTTCGGCGGACTCGACGCGCAATCCGCGATGCTCGTGAAGCGCATGCGCCAGCTCGGCATCCGCGCGCAGTTTCTTGCCGGCGGCGGCGTGATGAACGCGAATTTCATCAAGCTCGCGGGCAACGCGGCGGAAGGCGCGGCCGTGTGGGAGTACGGGCAGCCGTTGTCGCGGCTCGCGAAGGGCAAGCTGTTCGAGACGAAGTTCAGGCAGAAGTACGGCGTCGACATGCTCGCGTATGCGCCGTTTGCGTACGACGCGACGTGGATCGCGATCAACGCAATGCAGAAGGCAAACTCGACGAAGCCGGCCGATTTCAACGGCGCGCTGAAGAGCACGCGCTACGACGGGATTACCGGCACGATCGCGTTCACCGACACCGGCGACCTGAAGAATCCGAGCTCGACGCTGTATGAAGTGAAGAACGCCGCGTGGCAGCCCGTCACCACCAAGTCGGCGGATTGA
- a CDS encoding CsbD family protein, producing MDRNRIEGKRKQVKGSVKEALGKVTGDRRAEAEGIAEQKAGRLQEKAGEAADAARRNTERH from the coding sequence ATGGACAGGAATCGCATCGAAGGCAAGCGCAAACAGGTGAAGGGTTCGGTCAAGGAAGCGCTCGGCAAGGTCACGGGCGACCGCAGGGCGGAAGCGGAAGGCATCGCCGAGCAGAAGGCCGGCAGGCTGCAGGAGAAGGCCGGCGAAGCGGCGGACGCGGCGCGCCGCAATACGGAACGGCACTGA
- a CDS encoding helix-turn-helix transcriptional regulator — MDEPVNEQALKSHTDRRQLHQIIAGLTEGVILIEPDQRIVWANEAALAMHGVTELKALGADVTDYRERFRLRYRNNHPVRDGHYPMDRVIAGEEFSDVTVEVESAADENVTWVHRIRSLVLTNAAGEPDCLALVLHDATEWASAEQRFERTFNANPAPAVICRLDDLRYVKVNQGFLDMTGHARDDVLGRSVYELDVLEHADRRELAIERLSEGATIPQMEAVLKLADGGTKAVVVAGQPIDMNGEACMLFTFMDLEPRKQAERALRQSEERFAKAFRMAPVATAIVTADRFELLDVNDAFVGMTGHAQADVLGKSAEEIGLWAERGARQRLDAQLARDGNVRNADVQIRTLDGDVRDCLVSADPVAIHGQDCLLVALLDISDRKRTEMELVYAIETAMQDASWFSRTLIEKLANVRRANAPDAGAQLSDLTARERDVFDLLCHGLADKEIAGRLGLAPNTVRNHVATIYAKLDVHSRGEAIVWARERGIVGAADANGARGDKAAKRDKE, encoded by the coding sequence ATGGACGAACCCGTAAACGAACAGGCGTTGAAATCGCATACCGATCGGCGCCAGCTGCACCAGATCATCGCCGGGCTGACCGAGGGCGTGATCCTGATCGAGCCCGACCAGCGGATCGTGTGGGCAAACGAGGCCGCGCTCGCCATGCACGGCGTGACCGAACTGAAAGCGCTCGGCGCGGACGTCACCGACTATCGCGAGCGCTTCCGGCTGCGCTATCGCAACAACCATCCGGTGCGCGACGGACACTATCCGATGGATCGCGTGATTGCCGGCGAGGAATTCAGCGACGTGACGGTCGAAGTCGAATCGGCCGCCGACGAGAACGTGACCTGGGTGCACCGGATCCGCAGCCTCGTGCTGACGAACGCGGCCGGCGAGCCCGACTGTCTCGCGCTGGTGCTGCACGACGCAACCGAATGGGCGAGCGCCGAGCAGCGCTTCGAGCGCACCTTCAACGCGAATCCGGCGCCGGCCGTGATCTGCCGCCTCGACGACCTGCGCTACGTGAAGGTCAACCAGGGCTTTCTCGACATGACGGGCCACGCGCGCGACGACGTGCTCGGCCGCTCGGTGTACGAACTCGACGTGCTCGAACACGCCGATCGGCGCGAACTCGCGATCGAGCGGCTCAGCGAAGGCGCGACGATCCCGCAGATGGAGGCCGTGCTGAAGCTCGCGGACGGCGGCACGAAGGCGGTCGTCGTCGCGGGCCAGCCGATCGACATGAACGGCGAAGCGTGCATGCTGTTCACGTTCATGGATCTCGAACCGCGCAAGCAGGCCGAGCGCGCGTTGCGGCAGAGCGAGGAGCGCTTCGCGAAGGCGTTCCGGATGGCGCCGGTCGCGACCGCGATCGTCACCGCGGACCGGTTCGAGCTGCTCGACGTCAACGACGCGTTCGTCGGCATGACCGGGCATGCGCAGGCCGACGTGCTCGGCAAGTCGGCCGAGGAGATCGGACTGTGGGCCGAGCGCGGCGCGCGGCAGCGACTCGACGCCCAGCTCGCACGCGACGGCAACGTGCGCAACGCGGACGTGCAGATCCGCACGCTGGACGGCGACGTGCGCGACTGCCTGGTGTCGGCCGACCCCGTCGCGATCCACGGGCAGGACTGCCTGCTGGTCGCGCTGCTCGACATCAGCGATCGCAAGCGCACCGAGATGGAACTCGTGTATGCGATCGAGACCGCGATGCAGGATGCGTCGTGGTTCAGCCGCACGCTGATCGAGAAGCTCGCGAACGTGCGGCGCGCGAATGCGCCGGACGCGGGCGCGCAGCTGTCGGACCTGACCGCGCGCGAGCGCGACGTGTTCGACCTGCTGTGCCACGGCCTCGCGGACAAGGAAATCGCCGGCCGCCTCGGGCTGGCGCCGAACACGGTGCGCAATCACGTCGCGACGATCTACGCGAAGCTCGACGTGCACAGTCGCGGCGAGGCGATCGTCTGGGCGCGCGAGCGCGGCATCGTCGGCGCGGCCGATGCGAACGGCGCGCGCGGCGACAAGGCCGCGAAGCGCGACAAGGAGTAG